The following proteins are encoded in a genomic region of Aliiroseovarius sp. F47248L:
- a CDS encoding serine protease, whose translation MTKRIAAALFTGLATSLISLPAIAQQTPSVPSGEQADNLFWIQIEAQPTLRKAEERVRNYAARLDGVNGFRIGGNWYGVILGPYTETAANIQLRSLRNGGLIPRDSFITYSNKLRQQFWPVGANALNTDPLEASDAAEAETETNQTPAQGDQIASVAQPDAPPILTEPEPPRDETRREALDGERLLDRDQRKALQVALQWEGYYTSAIDGAFGAGTRRSMAAWQTDRGYDPTGVLTTRQREELLANFQAVIASLGIRPYEDAQAGISIAIPGAMVEFARYEAPFVHFDTKGDSGVRVVLISQTGDQDTLYGLYDILQTLEIVPVEGPRERKKNSFTIEGTDGDITSYTQAQLVDGTVKGFTLIWPVGDEKRRNMVLQDMKASFASLGSQALADNAGLDAATQSLDLLSGLEIRTPEMSRSGFYVDAKGTILTTAEAVKGCDRVTVNDDYIADVSALDDARGLALLTPQDPLAPLAYAAFLTVDPRLKSDVAVAGYSYEGRLSAPSLTYGSLTELTGLNGEAELNRLTLAALPGDAGGPVLDAGGAVMGMLLPSQVSAGRSLPEGVSFALDAASVTSFLAENGVTPDAKDAGTSMDPVDLSAQAADMTVLVSCWK comes from the coding sequence ATGACGAAACGCATTGCTGCTGCCCTTTTCACCGGACTTGCGACCAGCTTGATCAGCCTGCCGGCGATTGCCCAACAGACACCTTCAGTGCCGTCCGGAGAGCAGGCCGACAACCTCTTCTGGATCCAGATCGAGGCGCAACCGACGCTGCGCAAAGCCGAAGAGCGTGTGCGTAACTATGCAGCCCGCCTGGACGGCGTGAACGGGTTTCGTATCGGTGGCAACTGGTACGGAGTCATTCTTGGCCCCTACACCGAAACGGCAGCGAATATTCAGCTGCGATCCCTCAGAAACGGGGGGCTAATCCCGCGGGACAGCTTCATCACCTATTCCAATAAGTTGCGACAACAGTTCTGGCCGGTCGGGGCCAATGCACTGAACACGGACCCGCTTGAAGCTTCTGACGCAGCTGAAGCCGAAACGGAGACAAACCAGACGCCTGCACAGGGGGATCAGATCGCATCCGTGGCTCAACCCGACGCGCCCCCCATCTTGACCGAACCCGAACCGCCGCGCGATGAAACCCGGCGCGAGGCATTGGATGGCGAACGACTTCTGGATCGCGACCAGCGCAAGGCGTTGCAGGTCGCGCTGCAATGGGAAGGGTATTACACTTCGGCCATTGACGGAGCGTTCGGCGCAGGCACCCGACGCTCTATGGCCGCGTGGCAGACCGATCGAGGCTATGATCCGACTGGAGTTCTCACGACCCGCCAGCGCGAAGAGCTTCTGGCAAACTTTCAGGCGGTCATCGCATCGTTGGGTATTCGACCGTACGAGGATGCTCAGGCCGGAATTTCGATCGCCATCCCCGGCGCGATGGTCGAGTTTGCTCGCTATGAAGCGCCATTTGTACATTTCGACACCAAGGGCGACAGCGGCGTGCGCGTGGTGCTGATCAGCCAGACCGGTGATCAGGACACGCTTTATGGCCTCTACGACATTCTCCAAACGCTTGAGATCGTGCCAGTTGAAGGACCGCGCGAGCGCAAGAAAAATTCGTTCACCATCGAAGGTACAGACGGCGACATCACGTCATACACCCAAGCACAACTGGTTGATGGAACGGTTAAGGGCTTCACTCTGATCTGGCCGGTGGGCGACGAGAAGCGCCGCAACATGGTCTTACAAGACATGAAGGCAAGCTTTGCATCGCTGGGATCGCAAGCCTTGGCAGACAATGCCGGGTTGGACGCGGCCACCCAAAGCCTTGATTTGCTGTCAGGGCTGGAAATTCGCACGCCCGAGATGTCTCGGTCCGGTTTCTATGTGGATGCCAAGGGAACGATCCTGACAACAGCCGAAGCCGTCAAGGGATGCGACCGTGTCACTGTGAACGACGACTATATCGCCGATGTCTCGGCTCTGGACGATGCGCGGGGTCTGGCGCTTCTCACACCGCAAGACCCGCTGGCGCCGCTGGCTTATGCCGCGTTCCTGACCGTAGACCCACGATTGAAATCTGATGTTGCGGTCGCGGGGTATAGCTATGAAGGTCGGCTAAGTGCGCCTAGCTTGACCTATGGCAGCCTGACAGAATTGACCGGCTTGAACGGTGAAGCAGAACTGAACCGGTTGACCCTTGCGGCACTGCCAGGGGATGCCGGCGGACCGGTTCTGGACGCGGGCGGCGCTGTGATGGGAATGCTCCTGCCCAGTCAAGTTTCGGCAGGTCGCTCACTTCCGGAAGGTGTCAGCTTTGCGCTGGATGCCGCATCGGTCACGTCCTTCCTTGCTGAAAACGGTGTCACACCTGACGCTAAAGATGCCGGTACGTCGATGGACCCGGTGGATCTGAGCGCCCAGGCCGCTGACATGACGGTTCTTGTCAGTTGCTGGAAGTAA
- the metZ gene encoding O-succinylhomoserine sulfhydrylase translates to MTEAKSGWSKRTMAVHGGTRRSQYNEVSEAIFLTQGFVYDSAEQAEARFIQSSREEFIYARYGNPTVAMFEDRMAALEGAEDAFASASGMAAVNGALMSVLKAGDHVVAGRALFGSCLYVLEDILARFGVEVTLVDGTDLDAWRAAVRPDTAVCFFESVSNPALDVIDIEGVAKIAHDVGALVVVDNVFATPVFSRAIEQGADVVVYSTTKHVDGQGRCLGGVVLGTQEYIRKTLEPFMKHTGGAMSPFNAWVMLKGLETMELRVKAQATSALEIARAVEGHEKLARVVHPLLDSHPDKALAERQMIGGAGTVLALELAGGKEAAFRFLNALQIVVISNNLGDAKSIVTHPATTTHQRLPDDQKALLGITPGLLRLSIGLEDTQDLIADLKQGLNAA, encoded by the coding sequence ATGACAGAGGCTAAATCAGGTTGGTCGAAACGGACGATGGCCGTGCATGGCGGCACCCGTCGCAGTCAATACAACGAAGTCAGCGAAGCGATCTTCCTGACGCAGGGCTTTGTTTACGACAGTGCCGAACAGGCCGAGGCACGCTTTATCCAAAGCAGTCGTGAAGAGTTTATCTATGCCCGCTACGGCAACCCGACTGTGGCAATGTTTGAAGATCGTATGGCGGCGCTGGAAGGGGCCGAGGATGCGTTTGCCTCTGCCTCGGGCATGGCGGCGGTCAACGGGGCTCTGATGTCCGTGCTGAAAGCGGGTGATCACGTGGTCGCCGGTCGAGCCTTGTTCGGATCCTGCCTTTATGTTTTAGAAGATATCCTTGCGCGTTTCGGGGTCGAAGTGACACTTGTTGATGGCACCGACCTTGACGCGTGGCGCGCGGCCGTGCGCCCCGACACTGCAGTCTGTTTTTTCGAAAGTGTTTCCAATCCGGCGCTTGACGTGATCGATATCGAAGGGGTTGCCAAGATCGCCCATGATGTTGGTGCTCTGGTTGTTGTGGACAACGTTTTTGCCACACCGGTGTTCAGCCGAGCAATAGAGCAGGGCGCTGACGTAGTTGTCTATTCCACCACCAAACACGTAGACGGGCAGGGGCGTTGTCTGGGCGGCGTCGTACTGGGCACTCAGGAATACATCCGCAAAACGCTGGAACCTTTTATGAAGCACACAGGTGGTGCGATGAGCCCGTTTAATGCATGGGTTATGCTGAAGGGGTTGGAGACGATGGAGCTGCGTGTAAAGGCGCAGGCCACATCCGCGTTAGAAATTGCCCGCGCCGTGGAAGGGCATGAAAAACTTGCTCGTGTAGTGCATCCGCTTCTGGACAGTCACCCCGATAAGGCTCTGGCCGAGCGTCAGATGATTGGTGGGGCAGGCACCGTATTGGCGCTCGAGCTGGCAGGCGGAAAAGAAGCTGCTTTTCGGTTTCTGAATGCGCTTCAAATCGTCGTCATTTCGAACAATCTTGGTGACGCTAAATCCATCGTGACCCATCCGGCAACAACTACGCACCAGCGACTGCCGGACGATCAAAAAGCGCTGTTGGGGATCACCCCCGGCCTACTACGCTTGTCCATCGGGCTTGAGGACACGCAAGATCTGATCGCTGACCTGAAACAAGGCCTAAACGCAGCCTGA
- a CDS encoding TrkH family potassium uptake protein has product MFDLRPVVYVTGLLVAALGVTMVIPMGVDLFYGSSDWAVFLESAVITTLIGGSMALSTANGVGKGLSIQQTFLLTTGVWLALPIFGAIPFVLSDVGVRPVDAFFEAMSGLTTTGATVLSGLDDMPKGLLFWRALLQWYGGIGIIVVAMVFLPELRVGGMQIFRSEAFDTMGKVLPRAAQIAGRISQIYLLLTVACAVLYVAVGLPPYEAIYHAMTTLSTGGFSSTDASFGAFQGVPEYVAAVFMILASLPFVRYIQLLSGTARPILRDTQIRTYLIIIFTITLMMTIYRLVANGDHLEHGFREGIFNVTSIISGTGYSSVDYQLWGAFPVVVFFFLGLIGGCAGSTACSIKVFRYQLLFSSIKAQIRSIHSPHGLFTPRYAGRRVDDEVLSSVMGFFVFFVVTLGIVAVILGMTGLDFTTSVSGAATAVANIGPGLGDIIGPAGNFGSLNDTAKWILALTMLIGRLELLAVYVLFTVKFWRG; this is encoded by the coding sequence ATGTTTGATCTGCGACCTGTCGTTTATGTCACGGGCCTTTTGGTTGCTGCCCTTGGGGTCACGATGGTGATTCCCATGGGCGTCGATCTATTCTATGGCAGCTCAGACTGGGCGGTCTTTCTTGAAAGTGCGGTCATCACAACGCTGATTGGCGGGTCGATGGCGTTGTCCACGGCCAATGGCGTCGGCAAGGGGCTGTCGATTCAGCAGACCTTTCTACTGACCACAGGTGTCTGGTTGGCACTGCCCATCTTCGGGGCGATTCCTTTTGTTTTATCCGACGTAGGTGTTCGCCCGGTTGACGCTTTTTTCGAAGCGATGTCGGGTTTGACGACCACAGGAGCAACCGTCCTTTCAGGGCTAGACGATATGCCAAAAGGGCTGTTGTTCTGGAGGGCGCTTTTGCAGTGGTATGGTGGCATTGGTATCATCGTGGTTGCCATGGTTTTCTTGCCCGAATTGCGTGTGGGCGGGATGCAAATCTTCCGGTCCGAGGCTTTTGACACGATGGGAAAAGTGTTGCCACGCGCCGCTCAGATTGCCGGCCGCATCAGTCAGATTTACCTTCTTTTAACAGTTGCTTGTGCGGTTCTGTACGTGGCTGTCGGGCTGCCTCCATACGAGGCAATTTACCATGCCATGACGACCCTATCGACCGGAGGGTTCTCGTCAACAGACGCGTCATTTGGCGCGTTTCAGGGCGTGCCGGAATATGTTGCGGCGGTGTTCATGATCTTGGCCAGCCTGCCATTTGTTCGATATATCCAACTGCTTAGTGGCACAGCACGGCCCATACTGAGAGATACTCAGATCAGGACGTATTTGATTATCATCTTCACGATCACGCTGATGATGACCATCTATCGTCTTGTTGCCAACGGTGATCACCTGGAGCACGGTTTTCGCGAAGGCATCTTCAACGTCACGTCCATCATCAGCGGAACAGGGTATTCCAGTGTAGATTATCAATTGTGGGGTGCTTTCCCAGTGGTCGTGTTTTTCTTCCTTGGTTTGATTGGTGGGTGCGCGGGTTCGACTGCTTGTTCGATCAAGGTGTTCCGCTACCAGCTTTTGTTTTCGTCGATCAAAGCACAAATCCGGTCGATCCACTCGCCCCATGGCCTGTTTACGCCGCGCTATGCCGGGCGTCGTGTCGATGACGAGGTGCTGTCCTCGGTCATGGGTTTTTTTGTGTTTTTCGTCGTGACGCTGGGGATTGTGGCGGTGATCCTGGGCATGACCGGACTAGATTTCACCACTTCTGTTTCAGGCGCGGCAACTGCCGTTGCTAACATTGGACCCGGCCTTGGCGATATTATTGGACCTGCAGGAAACTTCGGAAGTCTGAACGACACCGCAAAGTGGATATTGGCCCTGACAATGCTGATTGGTCGGCTAGAGCTTTTGGCCGTATATGTCTTGTTCACAGTGAAATTCTGGCGCGGATAA
- the glyS gene encoding glycine--tRNA ligase subunit beta, with amino-acid sequence MPDLLIELFSEEIPARMQKRAADDLKKLVTDGLVEAGLTYAGAAALSTPRRLTLAVEGLLATSPDTREERKGPKVGAPDKAIEGFLRGAGLTREQLEERDTPKGPVYFALIKQKGRPATDIVAEVLDAAIRNFPWPKAMRWGAGSLRWVRPLHSILCILSDEAGANVVPLDIDGIKAGDTTEGHRFMAPGRFAVSGFADYEAKLKAAKVILSPDERADHIWAEAQNAAFAQGLEIVEDKGLLAEVAGLVEWPVVLMGDIAEEFVPLPPEVLQTSMREHQKFFSVKNPKSGLIEKFVTVANRETADHGATILAGNQKVLSARLADAKFFWENDLRVAEAGASSWLDSLCNVTFHNKLGTQGERIERVAQLARAIAPSVDAAPDLAEKAARWAKADLSSEMVYEFPELQGLMGKYYAAPAGYSVEVANAAVEHYSPLGPSDDVPTAPVSVAVALADKLDTLTGFWAIDEKPTGSKDPFALRRAALGVIRLVLDNDLRIALDQLFDAQLLRHEIALNENGTVRAALLRDLDNEIADHGVFGAAIRTVLDHFDGDLSKHLEEVKDNLPDTSRDLLGFFHDRLKVYLRDKGVRHDVIDACLAMPGNDDLTLLVKRAEALSAFLSTDDGENLLQGVKRASNILAQAEEKDGVEYSYGADVKFAKADEEKALFAALDTAEAAIKPAMDAENFSAAMQAMANLRAPIDAFFEAVQINTDNQVVRRNRLNLLSRIRMICAGVADLSRIEG; translated from the coding sequence ATGCCCGACCTGCTGATTGAACTCTTTTCCGAAGAAATCCCTGCGCGCATGCAAAAACGCGCCGCGGATGATCTGAAAAAGCTTGTGACCGATGGGTTGGTCGAGGCGGGGTTGACCTATGCGGGTGCTGCCGCGCTGTCCACGCCACGTCGTCTGACCTTGGCTGTCGAAGGGTTGTTGGCCACGTCGCCCGATACACGCGAGGAACGAAAGGGGCCGAAAGTCGGCGCGCCTGACAAGGCGATCGAGGGGTTTTTGCGCGGTGCGGGCCTGACCCGTGAGCAGTTGGAAGAACGCGACACGCCGAAAGGACCGGTCTATTTCGCGCTGATCAAACAAAAAGGTCGCCCTGCCACCGACATTGTCGCCGAAGTTCTGGATGCCGCCATCCGCAACTTCCCCTGGCCCAAGGCCATGCGCTGGGGCGCGGGCAGCCTGCGCTGGGTGCGTCCATTGCATTCGATTCTATGCATCTTGTCGGACGAGGCGGGCGCAAATGTGGTCCCCTTGGATATTGATGGGATCAAGGCTGGCGACACCACTGAAGGGCATCGCTTCATGGCGCCCGGACGTTTCGCCGTGTCCGGCTTTGCGGATTACGAGGCGAAGCTGAAAGCTGCCAAAGTGATTTTGTCTCCGGACGAGCGCGCCGATCATATCTGGGCCGAAGCACAAAATGCAGCGTTCGCTCAGGGATTGGAAATCGTTGAGGATAAAGGCTTGCTGGCCGAAGTGGCGGGGCTTGTCGAATGGCCTGTTGTCCTGATGGGTGATATAGCCGAGGAGTTCGTTCCCTTACCGCCGGAGGTGCTACAAACCTCCATGCGCGAGCATCAGAAATTCTTTTCGGTGAAGAACCCCAAATCGGGCCTGATCGAGAAGTTTGTGACCGTCGCCAACCGCGAAACAGCGGATCATGGGGCCACCATTTTGGCAGGCAACCAGAAGGTGCTGTCGGCCCGTTTGGCGGATGCTAAGTTCTTTTGGGAGAATGATCTGCGTGTCGCCGAAGCTGGTGCGTCGTCTTGGCTGGACAGCCTCTGCAATGTTACCTTCCACAACAAACTTGGTACGCAGGGCGAGCGGATTGAGCGGGTTGCGCAACTTGCCCGTGCGATCGCGCCTTCCGTAGATGCCGCCCCAGACTTGGCTGAGAAGGCCGCGCGCTGGGCCAAGGCCGATCTGTCGTCCGAAATGGTCTATGAGTTCCCCGAGCTTCAAGGCCTGATGGGCAAGTATTATGCTGCCCCTGCTGGATACTCGGTCGAAGTCGCGAATGCGGCGGTCGAGCATTACTCGCCGCTTGGCCCTTCGGATGACGTGCCCACAGCGCCCGTGTCTGTTGCGGTGGCGCTGGCCGATAAGCTGGACACGCTGACTGGCTTTTGGGCGATTGACGAAAAGCCCACAGGGTCGAAGGATCCGTTTGCACTGCGCCGCGCGGCGCTGGGGGTGATCCGGTTGGTGTTGGACAATGACCTGCGCATCGCGCTGGATCAGCTGTTCGATGCCCAGTTGTTGCGTCACGAGATTGCTTTGAACGAAAACGGGACTGTGCGCGCGGCCTTGCTACGTGATCTGGACAATGAAATTGCTGATCACGGGGTTTTTGGTGCAGCTATCCGAACGGTTCTGGATCATTTTGACGGGGATTTGTCCAAACATCTGGAAGAGGTCAAGGACAACCTGCCTGACACGTCTCGCGATCTTCTGGGTTTCTTTCACGACCGGCTGAAGGTTTATCTGCGGGATAAAGGCGTGCGTCATGATGTGATCGACGCCTGTCTTGCCATGCCGGGCAACGACGACCTGACCCTGCTGGTCAAACGCGCCGAGGCGCTGAGTGCATTTTTGTCCACTGACGACGGCGAGAACCTGTTGCAAGGTGTCAAACGCGCCAGCAACATTCTGGCGCAGGCGGAGGAGAAGGACGGCGTTGAGTACTCTTACGGTGCCGACGTGAAATTCGCAAAAGCGGATGAGGAAAAGGCGTTGTTCGCCGCGCTGGACACAGCGGAAGCCGCGATCAAGCCAGCGATGGACGCAGAGAATTTTTCCGCTGCCATGCAGGCAATGGCCAATCTTCGTGCACCCATTGATGCGTTCTTCGAAGCGGTTCAGATCAACACAGATAATCAAGTGGTGCGCCGCAATCGTCTGAACCTGCTGTCGCGCATTCGCATGATTTGTGCGGGTGTCGCGGATCTGTCTCGCATCGAAGGCTGA
- a CDS encoding DUF6446 family protein — MSGRIIGIFIVVTALVAGIAIYWLQLYAFYDDVSLNTELRMTNVVTGEPEAVLYDSFQGIDADSSPLRFRGCFTTTMSLAMLTETFETYEQATPLTAPGWFDCFDADQIGAALEAGEAIAFLGERDIQDGVDRVVAIFPDGRGYAWHQLNQKYSE, encoded by the coding sequence GTGAGCGGCAGGATCATTGGGATATTCATCGTGGTAACGGCACTTGTCGCAGGCATTGCGATCTATTGGCTGCAGCTTTATGCGTTCTACGACGACGTGTCGTTGAACACCGAACTGCGTATGACGAATGTCGTGACGGGCGAACCAGAAGCCGTGCTCTATGACAGCTTTCAAGGGATTGATGCCGATAGCTCACCGCTTCGGTTCCGGGGGTGTTTCACCACCACCATGAGCCTTGCGATGCTGACCGAGACTTTTGAGACTTACGAACAGGCAACACCTTTGACTGCGCCCGGTTGGTTCGATTGTTTCGATGCTGACCAGATCGGTGCTGCGCTGGAAGCCGGTGAAGCCATCGCCTTTCTTGGCGAACGTGACATTCAGGACGGGGTGGACCGCGTGGTTGCGATCTTTCCCGATGGCCGGGGTTATGCCTGGCACCAGCTGAACCAAAAATACAGCGAGTGA
- a CDS encoding glycine--tRNA ligase subunit alpha yields MANSDTRPKSFQEIILRLQTYWAEQGCAILQPYDMEVGAGTFHPATTLRSLGSQPWAAAYVQPSRRPTDGRYGENPNRLQHYYQYQVLIKPSPPNLQDLYLGSLAAIGVDADLHDIRFVEDDWESPTLGAWGLGWEVWCDGMEVSQFTYFQQVGGYDCHPVSGELTYGLERLAMYILGVDHVMDMPFNDPSAPIPLTYGDVFKQTEEEYARWNFDVANTDVLLKQFEEAEAECKAILDQGPIDPKTGKRIVMAHPAYDQCIKASHLFNLLDARGVISVTERQAYIGRVRTLAKLCADAFVQTRAGGWTDEDAA; encoded by the coding sequence ATGGCCAACAGCGACACGCGTCCAAAGAGCTTTCAAGAGATCATCCTGCGGCTTCAGACCTACTGGGCCGAGCAGGGTTGCGCGATTTTGCAGCCATATGACATGGAGGTCGGCGCGGGCACGTTCCACCCGGCCACCACGCTCCGTTCGCTTGGCTCTCAGCCTTGGGCGGCGGCCTATGTTCAGCCCTCGCGCCGTCCGACCGATGGACGTTATGGCGAGAATCCGAACCGGTTGCAGCACTATTATCAGTATCAAGTGCTGATCAAACCCAGCCCACCCAACCTGCAAGATCTGTATCTGGGGTCACTCGCTGCGATTGGTGTGGACGCCGATCTGCACGACATCCGCTTTGTCGAAGATGACTGGGAAAGCCCGACCCTGGGGGCTTGGGGCTTAGGCTGGGAAGTTTGGTGCGACGGTATGGAAGTCAGCCAATTCACATATTTCCAGCAAGTCGGGGGATACGATTGCCACCCGGTTTCAGGCGAACTGACCTATGGGCTTGAGCGTCTCGCGATGTATATCCTTGGCGTCGATCATGTTATGGATATGCCCTTCAACGACCCCTCCGCGCCGATCCCACTCACCTATGGCGACGTATTTAAACAGACCGAGGAAGAATACGCGCGCTGGAACTTCGATGTGGCGAACACGGATGTTCTGCTAAAGCAGTTCGAAGAGGCTGAAGCAGAGTGCAAAGCCATTCTAGACCAGGGTCCAATTGACCCGAAAACCGGCAAGCGCATCGTCATGGCCCACCCCGCCTATGACCAGTGCATCAAAGCCAGCCATCTGTTCAATCTGCTGGATGCGCGCGGCGTGATTTCAGTCACCGAACGTCAGGCCTATATCGGGCGGGTGCGAACGCTGGCCAAGTTGTGTGCGGATGCATTTGTGCAAACCCGCGCCGGTGGCTGGACGGACGAGGACGCGGCGTGA
- the folE2 gene encoding GTP cyclohydrolase FolE2, which yields MNQMKRRGGKAPNADEARDALDVLRNWAAKADPVEVAKLDPAIARLLPGAELPNYPDLNRDYPVDFAPDAAYKASMPDLQNGPASLIQGAKRHIQHVGISNFRLPIRYHTRDGADVTLETSVTGTVSLEAGKKGINMSRIMRSFYAHAEKTFSFDVIEAALDDYKTDLESLDARIEMRFSYPARVKSLRSGLSGYQFYDIALELVEHRGTRRKFMHLDYVYSSTCPCSLELSEHARQRRGQLATPHSQRSVARISVEKIHQPNHTLWFEDLIDLCRAAVPTETQVMVKREDEQAFAELNAANPIFVEDAARLFCEHLQKDARIGDFRVVASHQESLHSHDAVSILTEGATFEADSLDPKLFSTLFHVG from the coding sequence ATGAACCAGATGAAGCGCAGGGGCGGTAAGGCTCCAAATGCGGATGAAGCGCGTGATGCGTTGGACGTTTTGCGCAACTGGGCGGCAAAGGCGGACCCGGTCGAGGTTGCAAAGCTAGACCCAGCCATAGCCCGTCTTTTGCCGGGTGCCGAACTGCCGAACTATCCCGACCTCAATCGCGACTACCCGGTCGATTTTGCACCCGATGCAGCCTATAAAGCATCGATGCCCGACCTGCAAAATGGTCCTGCCAGCCTTATTCAAGGGGCGAAACGGCATATTCAACACGTGGGCATCTCAAACTTCCGCTTGCCGATCCGCTATCACACCCGTGACGGCGCGGATGTGACGCTTGAAACTTCGGTCACTGGAACGGTCAGCCTTGAGGCGGGAAAGAAAGGCATCAATATGTCGCGCATCATGCGCAGCTTTTATGCCCATGCCGAAAAAACCTTCAGCTTCGATGTGATCGAGGCCGCTCTGGACGACTACAAGACTGATCTGGAAAGCTTGGACGCACGGATCGAAATGCGCTTTTCCTACCCCGCGCGGGTCAAAAGTCTGCGGTCTGGGCTGTCTGGCTATCAGTTTTACGACATTGCGCTGGAACTGGTCGAACATCGCGGCACGCGGCGCAAGTTCATGCACTTAGACTATGTTTATAGCTCAACCTGCCCCTGTTCGCTTGAGCTCTCGGAACATGCCCGCCAGAGGCGCGGTCAACTGGCCACGCCTCATTCGCAACGGTCGGTGGCGCGTATCTCGGTTGAGAAAATACATCAGCCCAACCACACGCTTTGGTTCGAGGATTTGATTGACTTGTGCCGTGCTGCCGTTCCGACGGAAACGCAGGTCATGGTGAAACGCGAGGATGAACAGGCATTTGCTGAGTTGAATGCCGCCAATCCGATCTTTGTCGAAGACGCAGCGCGCTTGTTTTGTGAACACCTGCAAAAGGACGCGCGTATAGGAGACTTCCGCGTTGTTGCCAGTCATCAGGAAAGCCTACACAGCCATGATGCGGTGTCGATCCTGACAGAAGGCGCCACCTTTGAGGCCGACAGTCTTGACCCTAAGCTGTTTTCAACGCTGTTCCACGTGGGATAA